The following proteins come from a genomic window of Castor canadensis chromosome 17, mCasCan1.hap1v2, whole genome shotgun sequence:
- the Eef2k gene encoding eukaryotic elongation factor 2 kinase isoform X3, with translation MPDPWAEFHLEDIATERASRHRYNAVTGEWLEDEVLIKMASQPFGRGAMRECFRTKKLSNFLHAQQWKGASNYVAKRYIEPVDRDVYFEDVRLQMEAKLWGEEYNRHKPPKQVDIMQMCIIEMKERPDQPLFHLEHYIEGKYIKYNSNSGFVRDDNIRLTPQAFSHFTFERSGHQLIVVDIQGVGDLYTDPQIHTETGTDFGDGNLGVRGMALFFYSHACNRICNSMGLAPFDLSPREQNAVNQSTKLLQSAKTILRGTEEKCGSPRIRTLSGSRPPLLFRLSENSGDENMSDVTFDSLPSSPSSATPLSQKLDHLHWPVFGDFDNMVPRDHDRLDNHRDSENSGDSGYPSEKRGELDDPDPREHGHSNGNQRLESDEDSLGSSGRVCVDTWNLLNPSRLHLPRPSAVALEVQRLNALDLDKKIGKSILGKVHLAMVRYHEGGRFCEKDEEWDRESAVFHLEHAADLGELEAIVGLGLMYSQLPHHILADVSLKETEENKTKGFDYLLKAAEAGDRQSMILVARAFDTGQNLSPDRCQDWPEALHWYSTALETTDCDEGGEYDGMQDEPRYALLAREAEMLCTGGCGLKKDPQKSGDLYTQAAEAAMEAMKGRLANQYYEKAEEAWAQMEE, from the exons ATGCCTGACCCCTGGGCTGAGTTCCACCTTGAGGACATTGCCACAGAACGAGCTTCTAGGCACAG GTACAATGCTGTCACTGGGGAGTGGCTAGAAGATGAAGTTCTAATCAAGATGGCATCTCAG CCCTTTGGCCGTGGAGCGATGAGGGAGTGCTTTAGAAC GAAGAAACTTTCCAACTTTCTGCATGCCCAGCAGTGGAAGGGGGCCTCCAACTACGTGGCCAAGCGCTACATCGAGCCAGTGGACAGAGATGTGTACTTTGAAGATGTACGTCTCCAGATGGAGGCCAAGCTTTGGGGGGAGGAGTATAATCGGCACAAGCCCCCCAAGCAG GTGGACATCATGCAGATGTGCATCATCGAGATGAAGGAAAGACCAGACCAACCCCTTTTCCACCTGGAGCACTACATTGAGGGCAAATACATCAAGTACAACTCTAACTCCGGCTTTGTCCGTGATGACAACATCCGCCTGACGCCGCAG GCCTTCAGCCACTTCACATTTGAGCGTTCTGGCCATCAGCTGATTGTAGTGGACATCCAAGGTGTGGGCGACCTCTACACTGACCCCCAGATCCACACTGAGACAGGCACTGATTTTGGAGATGGCAACCTCG GTGTCCGGGGGATGGCTCTCTTCTTCTACTCTCATGCCTGCAACCGGATTTGCAATAGCATGGGCCTTGCTCCTTTTGACCTCTCACCACGGGAGCAGAATGCAGTAAATCAGAGCACCAAGCTGCTG CAATCAGCCAAGACCATCTTGAGGGGAACAGAAGAAAAGTGTGGGAGCCCCCGAATAAGGACCCTCTCTGGCAGCCGACCCCCACTGCTCTTTCGCCTCTCAGAGAACTCTGGAGATGAGAACATGAGTGATGTGACCTTcgactctctcccttcctccccgtCTTCTGCCACACCACTCAGCCAGAAACTGGACCACCTCC ATTGGCCAGTGTTTGGTGACTTCGATAACATGGTACCCAGAGACCATGACCGACTAGACAACCACCGG GACTCTGAGAACAGTGGGGACAGCGGATACCCCAGTGAGAAGCGGGGTGAACTGGATGACCCAGATCCCCGAGAACAT GGCCACTCAAACGGCAACCAGAGGCTTGAGTCTGACGAAGACAGCCTGGGCAGCTCTGGACGG GTCTGTGTGGACACGTGGAACCTCCTCAACCCTTCCCGCCTCCACCTACCGAGGCCTTCTGCTGTGGCCCTGGAAGTGCAAAGGCTTAATGCTCTGGACCTTGACAAGAAAATCGGGAAGTCTATTTTGGGGAAG GTCCATCTGGCCATGGTGCGCTACCATGAGGGCGGGCGCTTCTGCGAGAAGGATGAGGAGTGGGACCGCGAGTCGGCAGTCTTCCATCTGGAGCATGCAGCTGACCTGGGCGAGCTGGAGGCCATTGTGGGCCTGGGACTCATGTACTCACAGCTGCCCCACCACATCCTGGCTGATGTTTCTCTGAAG GAGACTgaagagaataaaacaaaagggTTCGATTACTTACTGAAAGCGGCTGAAGCTGGCGACAGACAGTCCATGATCCTGGTGGCACGAGCTTTTGACACTGGCCAGAACCTCAGCCCAGACAG GTGCCAAGACTGGCCTGAGGCCCTGCACTGGTACAGCACTGCCCTGGAGACAACTGACTGCGATGAGGGCGGGGAGTACGATGGGATGCAGGATGAGCCCCGGTATGCGCTGCTGGCCAGGGAGGCCGAGATGCTGTGCACAGGTGGCTGCGGGCTGAAGAAGGACCcgcaaaaatcag GAGACTTGTACACCCAGGCAGCTGAGGCGGCGATGGAAGCCATGAAGGGCCGACTAGCCAACCAGTACTATGAGAAGGCAGAAGAGGCCTGGGCCCAGATGGAGGAATAA